The nucleotide window tgaagatacattgtcaaatgtgaaagttttccatacaagaacttgattcctatcgttcagtgtgtatggcagctatatgctatagtggtccgatatcggcagtttcgacaaatgagcagcttcttgaagagaaaatgacatttgtaaaatttcaaaactatatctaaaaactgaaggactagttcgtatatatgaagcgattacttaattgcaacACTTAAATAAATCTTCTTATGTCGAAtggttaatttaaaacttttatttatttcgtttctcAACTTGGTTAAGTTGCGCGAGTCGTTAAAACACGTGTGTGCTTAGCAAGCGCAAAAGATAGAAGAAGGATATCTTCTGTATGCATTACAGACAAAGCGGGCGCTGACACCAAGGACAGTGGAAACATCAGTAATGAGGGAAATTCGTCAGGGCTGCATTTTGGTAATGTGGTTGCCACCACAGGTCTCCCCTTCTTTGTGAAATAAATTAGGTTGCGAAATGaacgtgttttttttgtttttccctcGTTCTAGCGTTTTGGCCTGCTGCGTCCGAGTGGTCGAGTGTTCCTTGATCATTCGCTACGATGTACGCCGGTTTCAAACGATCGATAGAAACTGGGATGTCTTTTCCATTGATATGAACGGTGAAATACTTGGCGTATCGGGCCGCGACTCGGTATGGGCCGTCGTATGAATGGCTAAATGAAGGACCAATTTGTCCGCGGCGGAGAAAAACGTGGCTAGTGTGATCCAAGTCCCTGAATTTAAAAACGCGATACTTAGCGTGGCGTGACATTTCTGCAGGTGTAAGTCCACGGAAGTGATTTTGCAGAACTTTTATGAGTTCAGGTGCGTTGAGGTCTCGTGAGGATGGTGAGAGAAATTCTCCAGGTAGGCGAATGGTTTCGCCGTAAACTAATTCCGCCGGGGTAGCCCCGATGTCCTCCTTCCAGGCCGATCGAAGCCCCAGCAGGACGGCTGGTAGAGCGTCGTACCACGACTCGTTGTGACAGAGTAATGCTGCTTTAAGCTGACGATGAAGTCTCTCAACGAGGCCGTTTGCTTGTGGGTGGTAAGCCGTGGTTACGATGTGTCTTGCACCTAGGAGGTTATTGAGTTTATTAAAAAGATTTGATTGGAACTGCATACCTTGATCTGAAGTGATTCTGGCTGGCACGCCATAGCGGGCGATCCAGTTCAGCATGAATGCACGTGCCACAGTGTCGGCTCGTGCGTCTTCTAGCGGTATGGCTTCTGGAAATCGGGTAAAGCGATCGACGGCAGTAAGGCAGTATCGATGCCCCTTTGATGGAAGCAAAGTTATTAAATCGACGTGAACATGCTGGAAACGTTGGGTTGGTTGTTCAAAGTTTGATATGGGTGAGATGTTATGTCtcgttattttattttgctggcACGCAATGCAAGTTTTTGCCCAGTTTCGGCAGTCTTTGTTGATAGATGGCCATACGTAGCGCTCTGCGATAAGTTTTCTGGAGCCTCTTTGTCCTGGGTGTGCCAGAGAATGCAACGActcaaaaacttgttttcttAATGGTGCCGGCACGTAAGGGCGTAATCTCCCGGTAGAAACGTCGCAATATAGCTCTATATCTGgttctttatataaaatttgttggaGTTTCAATGATGAGTTGGTATTTTCCATTATGTCTTGAAgctgattgtcgtttttttgttgtgtaGCGAGCTCAGTAAGTGTCACGGCGGTTGAAATTGCGTCTACCCGAGACAGAGTGTCGGCCACGATGTTTTCGTTGCCTGCAACGTGTTTGATTTCAGTGGAGAATTGCGCGATGAGGTCAAGTCTGCGGAACTGCCAAGGGGATGCCTTATCTAAACGCTGTTTAAAAGCGTGAACCAGTGGTTTATGGTCCGTAAAAATTGCTACGTACCGCCCCTCGAAGATGTGTCTGAAATGTTTTACAGACTCGTAAATGGCTTGTAATTCGCGATCGTATGTCGACCGCTCGGACGATTTTTCGTCCAGCTTCTTGCTAAAAAACGCCAGTGGTTGCCATGAgttatcaattttctgctgcaaaACAGCGCCGACAGCGTGTTGTGACGCATCTGTGAAAATAGCCCAATCTGCGTCGCTGCTAGGGTGAGCGAGCTGTGTGGCCTTGGCCAGAGCGTTTTTGCAGCATCAGAAGGCGGTCTCCAGTTCTTGGGTACATGCGACAGGTTGAGAGCTTTTGGTGGTGGATCCTTCCAAAAGTTTGTTAAAAGGCGCTAATAATTGTGTAgcatgtttaataaattttctgtaGAAATTGATTGTACCTAAAAAGGAGCGTAAACTCTTATTTGTTGAAGGTCTGGGGAAGTCCAAAATTGACGATATTCGTTCAGACAGTGGTTTGATGCCTGTTTCTGAAATTGTGTGGCCCAAGAATGCGACCTCTCTTTGTGCAAGTTTGGTCTTTGCGGCGTTTATCGTAAGCCCAACGTCTTATAGGCGTTGAAATAAGGTTCGCAAGTGTTCTATGTGTTGATTTTCGTTGTCTGAAGCGACGAGGATGTCGTCAATGTAGGCGTAGACAAATGGCATATCTCGGGTGATCTCGTCCATGAAACGTTGGAACGTCTGTGCCGCATTCCGAAGCCCGAATGTCATGAAAGGAAATTCAAACAATCCGAACGGGGTTATAATCGCTGTTTTCGGAATGTCCTTCGGAGCGACCGGGATTTGGTTGAAGGCGCGGACGAGGTCAATAgtagagaatattttttttgtgtatagaGTGGCGGCGAAATCTTCTAAATAACGGACGGGGTATCATTGAGGCGTCTGTAATCCCCACAAGGGCGTCAATCTCCTGATTTCTTTGGCACCAGGTGTAGCGGTGATGCCCATGGGCTGTTGGATCGCCGGGCGAGGCCAATCttaatcattttttcaaattctgcCTTAGCGATGATAAGACGATCAGGTGCAAGTCTTCGTGCTTTGCTTGTGACAGGAGGTCCCTCCTTAGTTTTGATATAATGTCGAGTTTGGTGTTTGGTGAATTTTGGTAGGCCGTCTGGTTTGGTTACTTCAGGGAATTCTGAAAGTAATTTCCAAAATGGTGTTAAATGATCAATTTGTAAAGTTTTGATTGAATACGACTTAACAAAAAGGGTGTTGCCCCATGAAGATAACTGAGTTTTCTGGTCTATTATGCGTTTATGTTTCAGATCAACGATGAGACCGAAATGGCTGAGAAAATCTGCTCCGATGATAGGTCGTGGAACATCAGCTAAGACAAAACGCCAGGTTAATTCTTTTTGAAGACCAAAATCGGGGGTTTTAAAGGCGCATCCGTATGTGTTGATAATTGTGCCGTTGGCGGCATAGAGTTGGTAATTGAGTGGTTTCTGAAAACGAGTTGATTGATTGTACGGGAAAACTGAGAGGTCGGAGCCTGTGTCGATTAAAAATTGAACGTTTGTGGGCAGGTCTTTTACGAAAAGGCGACATGAGGCTGCAGGGGAGTCGACTGCCGCTACTAACGACTCCTGTTGAAGTTTTCCTCGTATTTGCATCCGGTTGTACATTTTTGCGCGTTAGCGCCAAACTTGGCGTGGTACCAGCAAAGCCCTCCGGATGAAGTTGCTGGTAGCACGCGAGATCTGCTACGTGATCTAGGCCGTCGCTGAACGGTTCGTTCACGTGAACGCGCTACGATGGCTGAAAGTTCTGCTAGGTGTTCTGCCAAGGCTGCTACTTGCGTCTCCAGGTCTGAAACAGCTGCTATGGCGGCCGGTTTAATCACCTCGTGAAGCTTGTCGGCTGCAGCCCCAAGTTTATTGAGATCAGCCTGTTCCTGTATGACGAGGCATGCGTGCATTTGGGGAGGAAGGTGTGATAACCATCGCGCCTTGAGAACTTCCTCATCAATGTCCGGGACGAGACTACGGAGATGACGCAGGTGTTGAGATGGAGTTTTGTCACCTAGGCTCTCTCCGTCCAATAATTGTATAAGGTTAGCTTCTTTAGATTTTGAGAAGCGTGCAATAAGTGCCTCTTTAAGTTCTCTGTATGGATTGGTAATAGGTGGTGCCAAAATTATATCTTCGACTGTGGAGGCTGATCTAGTGTCAATTAAAGGCACGGCCACGTGGAATTTGTCGACTTCTGTTAGAATGCTCCGCATTCTGAATTGCGACTCGAGTTGCGCAAACCACAACGCAGGTTTTTCGCTGTAAAATGGTGGAGCTTTGATGGAGATTTCCCTAGAAATCTGAATGTTTGATTGCGACGGAGCGCTGATTGAGTCGTCCAGAGACATTTTGCGTTGAAATGTGGTGTTGAAAGTGCGATTGCAGCGTTAATTTGGGTTGTGGCTGCTTGAAATGTTCCTAACGTGCGGGGTCACCAATTGAagcgattacttaattgcaaaacttaaataaatcttCTTATGTCGAGtggttaatttaaaacttttatttatttcgtttctcAACTTTGTTATATAGGAATTGGTTAAGTTGCACGAGTCGTTAAAACACGTGTGTGCTTAGCAAGCGCAAAAGATAGAAGAAGGATATCTGACACGAAGGACAGTGGAAACGTCAGTAATGAAGGAAATTCGTCAGGGTTGCATTTTGGTAATGTGGTTGCCaccacatatatacagacggacatggctaaatcgactcagctcagcatactgatcatttatgtatgtatactttatagggtctccgacgctttcctctgggtgttacaaacttcgtgacaaacttatataccctgttcagggtataaaaatgccACCAGCTCACAGTGGTCGGTCTTGTACGAGTATGGaatcagcggccaaaaatacttccactgcctatataaaagtgaaaggTTTCGCAAGATTTTTAAAATCTCCCTTTCCCGTTTCCCACTCCGCCACCCCTCGATggtaaaaacatttaattaattatattaaattaaagttgattacgaaaaaaggaatttttggaatattattcaactaaataaaaaactgattttattaaaattgatttacttttgcattaTAGTTTCTTTTACAGGTGATGAAAAGATCTAAGCTCAAAAGTAATCGAGTTAGCAAGTTCTGATTTGTGATCCGTTAGATTTTTCGTGTCATGACTCAGCAGATTCTTATGAGAGCTCTCCAACTGAAACTGgtgcatattgaataacatcgggAGCGATGTTATGACTGACGAAGGAAGATAATACCAGGAATAATTTGAAGTTAATTCCTTTGCAGGTTCTAGTGCAAATCAAGTTCATTTAGGGTTTATTAAACtgattccttttgaaattgaatttgaacAGGACGGCAATAGCGGGTGGAACAAGGTCTGCAGTTTTTCCAGATTCGTTAGCGTTCTtcatcattttgcgattttattatcagttatatagatacatatgtcgtgacaaataaattattgtcttccaaattattatttttaaatttctgcttatattcgCCCTGACCAGAATAACCATCTAAGCTACATATTCCTATTGATAATAGGTAATTAGAGAACTCATTCCgttcattaatttcatttatgacGCAATAtgatccaataattttttttatctcaacttcaacatcagatTCTGAGACCCTTATTTGCCCAGGATAACtgttttcctttaaaatttttctaaacaccaaaactcaaaaatataatattgggttgtcaaaaaagtcgtgcggtatttttattgatttttttttttttttttgaaattgaaatgaatttttgccGACTCATgtccagctcttgaccgatgttacggctgctactatgccatCTCTTTCGAGTTTTTTGTTAACTATGCTTCTAATAAGTAGAAACTGAAGCTTTATTAAATGTGCTTCAGTGATAAGTCATATTacttcacacattttctaaacaccaaaactcaaaaatataatattgggtTGTTAAAAAAGATACCGCACGACTTTTTTAacaacccaatatttatttgaattatttttttttttgaaattgaaatgaatttttgacgACTCATgtccagctcttgaccgatgctacggctgccacatatgccggtctctttcgaccaattcagcgattttatcgcaattttcgacgacaggccttctggagcgtggcgcatctgcgaccacctctacaccagaacgaaaacgttgaaaccatcgttgtgcggtggaaatgaaaACTGCATCGGGtgcataaactgcacaaattttattggcggcttgagatgcatttttgcctttatcgtagtagtactgtaaaatatgccgtattttctctttattttgctccatgtttgcgacgctgtaactcacgaacgacttaaaagaaacggcaataaatcaaacacgtgttagcgtgaaatgagctttccaaaaaggtatgaGGTATGAAAAAAggatgacccgatgcgacgaataaaactagaactacgcgctttcagcgccaactagcgaaaataccgcaagacttttttgccAACCAATATATTGGCGTGAAAGTTTACACCGATATGATGTGCCTACATAAAAGtacgtataaaacaaacatttgataaaaatgagatatattgtatatgtatgatgaaaaaaaacataaaaaaacaataaaatattcacgaatatacatacacgtaaatacaaaaaattataaaaaataacacacaaaaaatcgcatgcctgatagaataacaaagaaagttgcaaaaacttgcagctgaaatcaaaaACATAGAAAGCATTAACTGatataaacaaacttgattCATTTGAGGACGAGACAGGGATCACAACTTTTATATACCTTAAATCGATGTATATAGAAAAACCTTCCGCTCAAAAGGGCacttataaaataattgttttaaaataataaaacaaaatattattacataaaaactAGTTTGTTCTATAACATATACCTTTATTATCAATACTCATTTCGATTTCTGGGAATTAAAcacgattttatattgcaatttaaagaaataatttttaatctagTTTCACTGCACAGTCCGCGTGTTTCTATTGTCTCACTTCTCTCGCTTTTCGTAGCCTCTACGAATGGGATAGagcaaaaatgtaattaatggtaaaagttttattggtgttttaaaaaatagttttgaacagtggtaaattttttaaaattttatttttggcttaTGAAATCGATAAGTGTGCAGCTGTCAAAACATAACACTATTTTGCTAATAGCGAGTAAAAGGCGAACACATGTACATGTACAAATATGTTGTGTTGCTAAGAAAttccaataaatttaaattttctgtgttttttctttaaaatttctttctttaaaattttttttttaatttagtgtgTACAAAATTGCAGGGATGGGATTTGTGGGATTTGCCTGCGCATATTCTGTGTGAGTTCGAGTAAAAGGCGATCACATGTACATGAACAAGTATGTGTTGCTTAGAAATTCCAATAAATCTAAatcttctgtgttttttctttaaaatttttttctttaaatttttgtttttaaatttagtgTGTACAAAATTGCAGGGATGGGATTTGTGGGATTTGTCTGCGCATATTCTGTGTGATTtcactttgtgaaatttaatgcaTATCTACAACACTGTGATTACGAAGTTGCTACCGTTACACAAAAACGCCCGTTAGTAGAATTTAATGATAAAACAGAATAATTTACTTTGTTAAGCATGCGGGTTGGCCTGCACGCTAGAGGTAATGGCTAACTGGCACACAAAAACACTGTACTATTAAATAAACTCTACTAAAGCACAATCTTCCAGTACACTATCCTTTGTTCTGggtaatatatttttgcaatttggtCCTTCCGTTTACatacaatttgatttttttatttttatgttactTATTGCATGTCTTCACTTCCAAAGcatctttaatttaattgtagaaaaattttgctaaaaacaatgaaattaatCAGTTTTAATTAACCCAAAATAATAGAACACCCGGTGTGTACTCAAGTGCTTATGCATATGCGGCGAGATTATCACCGAGTTACGTgcgtttattatatttaagatCACAACACGATTTTTTTCGACGTGcctacattaaattttaataaaatattttcgattataTAATATCAATATGggatttttatttagttaatgTTTAAATGACTTAAGCTTCCACCCACTCCATCCGGAAAAACTGGCACACCCTAATAACAAAGCTTAGTTCACCGCAGCTGAGAACaccacaacacaactcaccatgCCTATATACCAACAAACTCATCAAAAAGAATGGAAAATGGGAAACATTCAACATTTCATTTTACCACTTTTCGTTTTGAGACTCATCCCGCGCGTTTTGCAATAACATCGTTGTAACAGCTGATTCGGTTGTCACACCGCTTCGCTCAACAGATGTGCGTGTGCAGGTTTTTATTATGCTTGATCAGCTGGAGGGGAATCGggatatttttcttcttctttactcttcgctacatggcgccaattggatattccaagcgaagctaggcccttctccacttggtccttccaatggagtggaggtcttcctcttcctctgctgcccgcggcgggtactgcgtcgaatactttcagagctggagtgttttcatccatccggacaacatgacctagccagagtagccgctgtcttttaattcgctgaactatgtcaatgtcgtcgtatatctcgtacaactcatcgttccatcgaatgcgatatttgccgtggccaacgcgcaaaggaccataaatctttcgcagaacttttctctcgaaaactcgcaacgtcgactcatcggttgttgtcatcgtccaagcctctgcaccatatagcaggacgggaattatgagcgacttatagagtttggtttttgttcgtcgagagaggactttacttttcaattgcctactcagtccaaagtagcacctgttggtaagagtattaatatcatcggcatacgccagcagctgtacactcttataaaagattgtacctgctcgattaagttctgcagctcgaataattttctccagaagcagattgaagaagtcgcacgatagggagtcgccttgtttgaaacctcgttttgtatcgaacggctcggaaaggtccttcccgatcctgacggagcttttggtattgctcaacgtcagtttacacagccgtattagttttgcggggataccaaattcaaacatcgcggcatagaggcatagaggcagctcctcttcgtgctgtcgaaagcagctttgaaatcgaggaataggtggtgcgtgtcggttctcctttcacgggtcttttccaaaatttggcgcatggttaATATCTGGTCGGTGGTTGATTTtctaggtctaaagccacactgataaggtccaatcagtttgttgacggtgggcttgtacgcgatgttgaggaggcttatcccacggtagttggcgcagattgcggggtctccttttttatggattgggcatagcacacttaaattccaatcgttgggcatgcttttgtccgaccatattttgcaaagaagctgatgcatgctccttatcagttcttcgccgccggcAATCCGTGggccctgccgctttgttgttcttcaggcgggtaattgctattcgaatttcttcatggtcgggcaatagaaGGTCTGCTccgtcgtcatcgattggggaatcgggttcgccttctcccggtgttgtacgttcactgccattcagcaggctggagaagtgttccctccataatctaagtatgctctgggcatcggtgactagatcacctttgggggttctacaagagtatgctccggtcttgaaaccttctgtaagtcgccgcatattttcgtagaattttcgagcattacccctgtcggccagcttatcaagctcttcgtactcacgcatttcggcctctttctttttctgcctacaaatgcgtctcgcttccctcttcaactctcggtatctatcccatcccgcacgtgttgtggtcgatctggttggtgatttttcgatccggagacagccaggtagcttgataaatcttcttatgctggaatctagtactacagataaccatatttcgggccccggcgaagtcgatcagcctcaacccatttggggatgtttcctcgtggaggctgaatttaccgaccgttgtgccaaagataccttctttgcccaccctggcgttgaagtcgccaagcacgattttgacatcgtggtgggggcatctctcataagtgcgctccaagcactcataaaaggcatctttggtcacatcgtccttctctttcgtcggggcgtgggggcaaatcagcgatatgttgaagaacctcgctttgatgaggattgtggctagacgttcattcatagggttgaatgatagtactcggcgacggagtctcgctcccaccacgaatccaacaccaaacttgtgCTCCTTTATaaggccactgtagtaaatgccacaaagaccTATTTGTCTCTGTCCttatcccgtccatcgcatttcttggacggcggtcaTCCTTTATtttaacgaggacatcaaccagctgggcagcgcaccttcccaattaagggactggacattccaggtgcatgccctcaaatcatagttcttaatttgtttgccatggtagtcatcaaaaggggttctctcatccgaggctgttggtggtttttcattttggcgggtcccaaaaccagcgcacaaccctatgcaggggatgtttcgccttctcactttagctcgccttcgaacggatgttcttaggctatccagaggatacttggtcaaagaccggaagtcgtaagctgcttgagtcatatgtaaatgaatcgtttctggccactcccaagtgaatggcgatcagagaactttcctcacttgcgtgaacttctacacatgactccatcctcctatcGGGATATtggcgaaatttaaattgatataCTAACGTATTTGTAATTCGACTCACATGGTCACACACATTCCATGAGATTACCAACGCAAAATTCACGCACCGGCTACCGTTTCGAGGAAGTGGATTCTCGCCGCACCGCTTTTCGACATTTAGTTTAATCAACATTAcgagtaaaatttaaaacacttaTAACATTACATAtcatactttaattaattttattgttaacatacaaataaaattcattttttatttaagagcgTATGCTctaagaaattttgtatttaaagtaAACAGTTAATATAACATTTTGTTGTCTTGTCTTTTGAGAAAATACTTTTGTGGTATTCGCACTATTGTTATGttcaattacaatttaaatattttttgtaggtTAGTTCAGTTTGATAAACTCGTGATCAGTTTAATAAACTGCATTGAAAActcttaatttagtttttatgtaCTACtaatgttgctacagagtataggAGTTTAGTTGCAAAATTACGATTCCTTGAGCTCCACGATTTGATGCTAAGGACGGATAGAAGGGGTGATCAAGATTAAAAAATGTTCATCAAACACATGAGTAAAATCGTACGATAACCCTGCCCACTCCCCACATAACGGTTATCTTAAAAACTActataaaaactactaaaaatgcgataaattaataactaaattcgACAGATACATTTAATTCTACTCTCGGCATGCCACAAAAAGGTTTTAAAGGAGCCAGTATCAGAcgttaaatttaattacatagtattgtagaactttttaaatatattagaaaagtCTGTGACGGTGAATCTCCAGAAGCGCTTTGAAAAAAAGTGGAACATTATAACTCGTTATcggatcatctgaaacaaaaaaattgatatgcGTATATGTTGTACAATAATatgtcattaaatttaataaaattatattactcaTGTCGCCgcagaaaaaaacacaaatatgtatatgtatcctTTTTTGTCTTTGAAACCCTCCATccgattctttcactttccaataaAGAAATATGTCACTACTTAATATATCGGGATAAGACTTGGCATGAATAATGCCTATAAAGTTGGCCGCCTTATGAGCAAAACTCTttcaaatcgaaccaaaacagttcaagaccctaggtaccgaatgaAATTACTCCAGTTCCTATAGtggacttttgaccgaaaatatcggtataTGTGTGGGATATATAAGTGAAATTTGGGCAGAACCATTTTGTGATAATATTTAGTCTGAATGTTAAATTGGATCTGGTCAATACTTCTCAGAGCacccatatacttaatacaaagcttttcgaacttcctggtggctttataccgcatacatctagcaatatgtgagttatgttAATCAAAATAAGTGAGCgcattttactcataacagtgtatctttatgcttaaaataacaaaaatcgtTTCAAAAATTGACTTAGTCCACATATATTTAACTAAtaatagaattttcgagcaacCCCTGGTTTGCTCCATATTACTAGATTGGTGATGGTACATACTTAAAAGAAATCAAGTGTTAATAATACCATATGTCGTATTGGCGCAATGAGATAAAGTCGATTGGAGAtaatttagtataattttcgCTGTGATTGTAATCCATACAATTTCGTTGAACAATAAAGTcactatattttcaaaatattcatgaaGATAATTAGCCGGCTATgccttgcaaattgcaagaggAAAAAAATTTCTGATACTCCCGGATTTAGCAGttccttatttgttttgatttatctttgttttactttacttcgatttatttaacaaatttttattacaaataaactAATCTATTAAGcagttttctattttaaattttcatttacttttatgttacctttagatatttttcaattactttgcaggttatacttttattttgtaatatttaaaatttttaaagaaaataacacCACAATTGTTTATATTACTTTCTTTCTTCACATAACTATGCAAAAACAAACTCACACGAGTGCAATACATCTCCTCAAGCATAATACGTATATCGAATTCACATTTGTATTC belongs to Bactrocera dorsalis isolate Fly_Bdor chromosome 1, ASM2337382v1, whole genome shotgun sequence and includes:
- the LOC115065735 gene encoding uncharacterized protein LOC115065735, with product MSLDDSISAPSQSNIQISREISIKAPPFYSEKPALWFAQLESQFRMRSILTEVDKFHVAVPLIDTRSASTVEDIILAPPITNPYRELKEALIARFSKSKEANLIQLLDGESLGDKTPSQHLRHLRSLVPDIDEEVLKARWLSHLPPQMHACLVIQEQADLNKLGAAADKLHEVIKPAAIAAVSDLETQVAALAEHLAELSAIVARSQFPEVTKPDGLPKFTKHQTRHYIKTKEGPPVTSKARRLAPDRLIIAKAEFEKMIKIGLARRSNSPWASPLHLVPKKSGD